One genomic region from Oncorhynchus keta strain PuntledgeMale-10-30-2019 chromosome 33, Oket_V2, whole genome shotgun sequence encodes:
- the LOC118366298 gene encoding rab GDP dissociation inhibitor beta-like translates to MNEEYDVIVLGTGLTECILSGIMSVKGKKVLHMDRNSYYGAESASITPLEDLYKRFSLPGAPPESMGKGRDWNVDLIPKFLMANGQLVRMLLITQVTRYLDFKVIEGSFVYKKGSIYKVPSTETEALASSLMGLFEKRRFRKFLVFVANFDENDPKTMEGVDPNKTTMRDVFKKFDLGQDVIDFTGHSLALYRTDEYLDLPCMDSLNRIKLYSESLARYGKSPYLYPLYGLGELPQGFARLSAIYGGTYMLNKPIEEIVMEDGKVVGVKSEGEIARCKQLICDPSYLMDRTTKVGQVIRVICIMSHPIKNTSDANSCQIIIPQNQVNRKHDIYVCMISYTHNVAAQGKYVAIISTTVETDNPELEVKPAMDLLEPVEQKFVSISDQYAPTDMGAESQIFMSRTYDATTHFETTCDDIKDIYKRMTGTEFDFAEMERKKNDIFGDAADQ, encoded by the exons ATGAATGAAGAATACGACGTTATCGTGCTGGGTACCGGACTGACG GAATGCATCCTGTCAGGAATCATGTCGGTGAAGGGGAAGAAGGTCTTGCACATGGACCGGAACTCCTACTACGGGGCAGAGAGTGCCTCCATCACTCCCCTGGAGGAT CTGTATAAACGCTTCAGTCTCCCAGGCGCCCCACCGGAGTCCATGGGAAAAGGCCGGGACTGGAATGTGGACCTCATCCCGAAGTTCCTCATGGCCAACG GTCAGTTGGTCCGCATGCTGCTGATCACACAGGTGACGCGCTACCTGGACTTCAAGGTGATCGAAGGCAGCTTCGTCTACAAAAAGGGCAGCATCTACAAAGTGCCCTCCACTGAGACCGAGGCCCTGGCATCCA GTCTGATGGGGCTGTTTGAGAAACGGCGTTTCAGGAAGTTCCTGGTTTTCGTGGCTAACTTTGATGAAAACGACCCCAAGACCATGGAGGGCGTGGACCCCAACAAGACGACGATGAGGGACGTGTTCAAGAAGTTTGACCTGGGCCAGGATGTCATCGACTTCACAGGACACTCCCTCGCCCTCTACCGGACAGACGA gtaccTGGACCTGCCTTGCATGGACTCGCTAAACAGGATCAAGCTGTACAGTGAGTCTCTGGCCAGATATGGCAAGAGTCCGTACCTCTACCCCCTCTACGGCCTGGGGGAGCTGCCCCAAGGGTTCGCCAG ATTAAGTGCTATCTACGGAGGAACCTACATGCTGAACAAGCCCATTGAGGAGATTGTCATGGAGGATGGAAAAGTAGTGGGAGTCAAGTCTGAGGGAGAG ATCGCCCGCTGTAAGCAGCTGATCTGCGATCCCAGCTATCTAATGGACCGCACAACCAAGGTCGGTCAGGTGATCCGGGTCATCTGCATCATGAGCCACCCCATCAAGAACACCAGTGATGCCAACTCCTGCCAGATCATCATCCCCCAGAACCAGGTCAACAGGAAGCACG ATATCTACGTGTGCATGATCTCCTATACACATAATGTGGCAGCACAGGGGAAGTATGTGGCCATCATCAGCACCACAGTGGAGACGGACAACCCTGAGTTGGAGGTCAAACCAGCCATGGACCTGCTGGAGCCTGTCGAGCAGAA gtttgtgaGCATCAGTGACCAGTACGCACCAACTGACATGGGTGCTGAAAGCCAG ATCTTCATGTCCCGTACCTACGATGCTACCACCCACTTCGAGACCACCTGCGACGACATCAAGGACATCTACAAGCGGATGACGGGAACCGAATTTGACTTTGCCGAGATGGAGCGCAAGAAGAACGACATCTTCGGCGACGCAGCTGACCAGTAG
- the LOC127914623 gene encoding uncharacterized protein LOC127914623 yields the protein MDRIQSTLHPQFALVANRISACLADISVWMTDHHLKLNLGKTELLFLPGKDCPFHDLAITVDNSIVSSSQSAKNLGVILDNTLSFSTNIKAVARSCRFMLYNIRRVRPCLTQEAAQVLIQALFISRLDYCNSLLAGLPACAIKPLQLIQNAAARLVFNLPKFSHVTPLLRSLHWLPVEARIRYKTMVLAYGAVRGTAPQYLQALIRPYTQTRALRSSTSGLLASLPLRKYSSRSAQSKLFAALAPQTVEQTPSRRPSQSPPSGDT from the exons ATGGACAGGATCCAGTCCACATTGCATCCTCAGTTTGCTTTG gtggcgaatcgcatctctgcatgtctggcagacatatcagtgtggatgacggatcaccacctcaagctgaacctcggcaagacggagctgctcttcctcccggggaaggactgcccgttccatgatctcgccatcacggttgacaactccattgtgtcctcctcccagagcgctaagaaccttggcgtgatcctggacaacaccctgtcgttctcaactaacatcaaggcggtggcccgttcctgtaggttcatgctctacaacatccgcagagtacgaccctgcctcacacaggaagcggcgcaggtcctaatccaggcacttttcatctcccgtctggattactgcaactcgctgttggctgggctccctgcctgtgccattaaacccctacaactcatccagaacgccgcagcccgtctggtgttcaaccttcccaagttctctcacgtcaccccgctcctccgctctctccactggcttccagttgaagctcgcatccgctacaagaccatggtgcttgcctacggagctgtgaggggaacggcacctcagtacctccaggctctgatcaggccctacacccaaacaagggcactgcgttcatccacctctggcctgctcgcctccctaccactgaggaagtacagttcccgctcagcccagtcaaaactgttcgctgctttAGCCCCCCAAacggtggaacaaactccctcacgacgcccgagtcaatcaccaccttccggagacacctga
- the LOC118392576 gene encoding LOW QUALITY PROTEIN: ankyrin repeat domain-containing protein 16-like (The sequence of the model RefSeq protein was modified relative to this genomic sequence to represent the inferred CDS: inserted 1 base in 1 codon), protein MANCAHLKKNLVATLLHIVSXKKHFGKSGDTLLHYAARHGHLDIVQFLVKEIGMDIELYNTDYKRALHEAASMGQRECLSYLLTEGAKVDCLKKADWTPLMMACTRRNLGVIQELLSHKADPTLKNKDGWNSFHIACREGDPAVIQHLLLANPEVWSTESKTLRTPLHTAAMHGCEEVVSILVQRCGYVPDGRDSCGVTPFMDAVRNGHISVAKLLLEKHQASPTASDILGAQPVHQVAVTAQEEALEFLVRDLGVDVNQTATDMQLTSLHYAAKEGHTSTIKALLTLGADLHVRDKKGRTALHMACTGQHAEAVRTLLQLGLVDVVDASGSTAQQLAKKNDVLRVFECDLT, encoded by the exons ATGGCGAATTGTGCACACTTAAAAAAGAACTTGGTGGCAACATTGTTGCACATTGTGT ACAAAAAACATTTCGGGAAATCGGGTGATACGTTGTTGCATTATGCCGCCCGTCATGGCCACTTGGACATTGTGCAATTTTTAGTAAAAGAGATTGGGATGGACATAGAGCTTTACAATACCGACTACAAAAGAGCTCTACATGAAGCTGCGTCCATGGGACAGCGGGAGTGTTTGAGCTATCTGCTCACTGAAGGAGCCAAAGTAGACTGCTTAAAAAAGGCTGATTG GACCCCTCTGATGATGGCCTGCACCCGCAGGAACCTGGGTGTGATCCAGGAACTGCTGTCCCACAAGGCCGATCCCACGCTGAAGAACAAGGACGGCTGGAACTCCTTCCACATCGCCTGCAGGGAGGGAGACCCAGCAGTcatacagcacctcctactggccAACCCGGAAGTATGGAGTACAGAGAGCAAGACGCTGAGGACTCCTCTGCACACTGCAG CGATGCATGGCTGTGAAGAAGTGGTCAGCATCTTGGTACAGAG GTGTGGTTATGTTCCGGATGGCAGGGACAGCTGTGGGGTCACTCCCTTTATGGACGCAGTGAGGAACGGACACATATCTGTGGCCAAGCTACTGCTGGAGAAGCATCAG GCCTCTCCGACTGCATCAGACATCCTCGGGGCCCAGCCGGTGCACCAGGTTGCAGTCACAGCCCAGGAGGAGGCGCTAGAGTTCCTAGTGAGGGATCTCGGAGTGGACGTGAACCAGACAGCCACTGACATGCAGCTCACTTCCCTGCACTACGCTGCCAAG GAGGGCCACACAAGCACAATCAAAGCACTCCTCACATTAGGAGCAGACCTTCATGTCAGGGACAAAAAGGGAAGAACAG CTCTTCATATGGCGTGTACAGGGCAGCATGCAGAAGCGGTCAGGACACTCCTACAGCTGGGGCTAGTAGACGTGGTGGATGCCTCGGGCTCCACTGCTCAACAGCTTGCCAAAAAAAATGATGTGCTCAGAGTGTTTGAATGTGATTTGACATAA